The Medicago truncatula cultivar Jemalong A17 chromosome 4, MtrunA17r5.0-ANR, whole genome shotgun sequence genome includes a region encoding these proteins:
- the LOC11435791 gene encoding U3 small nucleolar RNA-associated protein 6 homolog, giving the protein MADIVQYKLERMFDEFEDLEQRGLFNKREIAEIVKQRRKFEYRLKRPCPLKADFVAYIDYETQLDALRRLRKKSVARELKKQGNKNLKKSKSDFAGLIRIIDTYELALKRYKGDIQLWFRYLEFCRVQKNGRMKKALAKLVRLHPKVPGVWIYAAAWEFDRNLNVVAARALMQGGLRVCPTSEDLWVEYLRMELTYINKLKARKVALGEDEGTLTRDPRTVEEKQWRDENKELFMTLDEKEENDVANVEPDESKKNKELFAEHGMNLFRTVYGGAIEAVPSSLNLRKRFFEILEGTELSHYEDMCKEMLNDMKRDFSTEPEFWDWLARQECNVEAVHEINQEIIIPQVQKAIQVYEEALKSVPSGTMFSLYANFLMGIVAPKDEEPNIDGPYISHLLSIYERAESMGIITDDLACKHVSLHLQLRHLDEARKLVAKLCSGKLAESVQLWELRVSIEITCITQSSLLPSDTDLSSLFELLRQILTKFHVSKSENLWLRALKFYASHRRYFDKLVEISVLSLARDGGSESGFSLSSAIVSFILQKDGIHKARDIYKRYLALPHPGLALYRKCIELEANLASTGDKNSLVNARKLYESALATYDQNVDFWQDYYRMEVKMGTSQQATAVYWRARKILKDASEFIASPDLR; this is encoded by the exons ATGGCTGACATAGTGCAATACAAGCTAGAGCGCATGTTCGACGAGTTCGAAGATCTCGAGCAACGCGGCCTATTCAACAAGCGAGAAATCGCCGAGATTGTTAAACAGAGGCGAAAATTCGAGTACAGGCTGAAAAGGCCGTGTCCGTTGAAGGCGGATTTTGTAGCGTACATAGACTATGAGACGCAGCTCGATGCACTACGTAGGTTACGGAAGAAGTCGGTGGCgcgtgagttgaagaaacaagggaataagaatttgaagaaatcgAAATCTGATTTTGCTGGGTTGATTAGGATTATTGATACTTATGAGCTTGCTTTGAAGCGTTATAAGGGTGATATTCAACTTTGGTTTCGTTATCTTGAGTTTTGTAGGGTTCAAAAAAATGGCAGAATGAAGAAg GCACTTGCAAAACTTGTTAGGTTGCACCCAAAGGTTCCGGGAGTTTGGATTTATGCTGCAGCTTGGGAGTTTGATCGTAACTTAAATGTTGTGGCCGCCCGTGCTTTAATGCAGGGAGGTCTCAGAGTTTGCCCAACATCAGAAGATCTTTGGGTGGAGTATCTTCGGATGGAACTCACATACATTAACAAGTTAAAGGCTAGGAAGGTTGCCTTGGGTGAGGATGAGGGAACTCTTACTCGTGATCCTAGAACCGTGGAagaaaaacaatggagagatgAAAACAAAGAGTTGTTTATGACCCTTGATGAAAAAGAGGAAAACGACGTTGCAAATGTTGAACCAGATGaatcaaagaagaacaaagaattatTTGCTGAGCATGGTATGAACCTTTTTCGAACTGTTTATGGTGGAGCAATTGAAGCCGTCCCTTCGAGTCTCAATCTTAGAAagagattttttgaaatattggaGGGGACAGAATTATCACATTACGAAGATATGTGCAAGGAGATGCTGAATGACATGAAGAGGGATTTTTCAACTGAACCAGAATTCTGGGACTGGCTTGCAAGACAAGAATGCAATGTTGAAGCTGTTCACGAGATTAACCAAGAAATTATAATTCCTCAGGTGCAAAAGGCAATTCAG GTTTATGAAGAGGCTTTGAAAAGTGTGCCTTCAGGAACTATGTTTAGTTTGTATGCAAATTTTCTAATGGGTATTGTAGCTCCTAAAGATGAAGAACCCAATATAGATGGCCCATACATATCACATCTCCTGTCAATATATGAAAGGGCTGAAAGCATGGGAATCATCACTGATGATCTTGCTTGCAAGCATGTCTCCTTACATTTGCAGTTGAGACATTTGGATGAGGCCAGGAAACTGGTAGCAAAGCTTTGCAGCGGAAAACTTGCAGAATCAGTGCAGTTATGGGAATTAAGGGTTTCTATAGAAATTACATGCATTACACAAAGTTCTTTGTTGCCCAGTGATACTGATCTGTCATCCCTTTTCGAACTCCTTAGACAAATTTTGAccaaatttcatgtttcaaaatCAGAGAACTTGTGGCTAAGG GCCCTTAAATTTTATGCAAGTCATAGACGATACTTTGATAAGCTGGTGGAGATTTCTGTTCTTTCTTTGGCTAGAGATGGTGGCAGTGAAAGTGGATTTTCGCTTTCATCTGCCATTGTTAGTTTTATACTTCAAAAGGATGGAATTCACAAGGCCAGAGATATCTATAAAAG ATATCTAGCTTTACCGCATCCCGGCCTTGCATTATATAGGAAGTGCATTGAGCTGGAAGCAAACCTTGCATCAACAGGAGATAAAAATAGTCTCGTAAATGCCAGGAAATTATATGAATCTGCACTAGCAACTTATGACCAAAATGTTGACTTTTGGCAAGACTACTATCGCATGGAGGTCAAG ATGGGAACATCACAACAAGCTACCGCTGTCTATTGGCGTGCTAGGAAAATACTTAAAGATGCCAGCGAATTTATTGCTTCCCCAGATTTGCgataa
- the LOC11444183 gene encoding uncharacterized protein isoform X1, which produces MLTIYAPRAILNFHLYQDSSSTQQTYYSYKINNVNFINFHPAFPKLYGSPCSNIFLSSSFSWNCEKRHKCLQCGSHDSMSSNDEYRSSRNIAITLFRRYRNFTDRGGGDNLKDFITAGVNAYELGCTDEGLRKELTDMKDSGFEIEAMQSYGGSTSLKSKIISNEIDECILWLSIIFITILCTPPPTIVRWSSTTPVSDEVRLQWKGFCALIANAYFMKGMAWLPVKTLQLEQTAVMGEAETPSIVAGRMRLVFSTLEVVSPQWPRV; this is translated from the exons ATGTTAACGATTTATGCTCCAAGAGCTATTCTAAACTTCCATCTATACCAAGACTCATCTTCAACGCAACAAACATATTATTCATACAAgatcaataatgttaatttcataaatttccatcctGCTTTTCCTAAACTTTATGGAAGTCCTTGTAGTAACATATTTCTTAGTTCATCCTTCTCTTGGAATTGTGAAAAGCGACACAAATGCCTG CAGTGTGGATCACATGACTCAATGTCATCTAATGACGAGTACCGTTCCTCACGCAACATAGCCATCACCTTGTTCAGGAGATATAGGAATTTCACTGATCGTGGTGGAGGTGACAATCTAAAA GATTTCATCACTGCTGGGGTGAATGCATATGAACTTGGGTGTACTGATGAAGGATTAAGGAAAGAGCTTACTGACATGAAGGACTCTGGCTTTGAAATTGAAGCAATGCAAAGTTACGGTGGGAGCACAAGCTTGAAATCTAAAATCATATCCAATGAG ATTGATGAGTGCATTCTGTGGTTAAgcatcatattcatcaccatCTTGTGTACACCCCCACCAACTATTGTTAGATGGTCATCAACAACTCCTGTGTCAGATGAAGTGAGACTTCAGTGGAAAGGATTTTGTGCTCTCATAGCAAATGCATATTTTATGAAGGGAATGGCTTG GCTTCCTGTAAAGACTCTTCAATTAGAGCAAACAGCAGTGATGGGTGAAGCTGAGACACCGTCAATTGTTGCTGGCCGAATGCGATTAGTCTTTAGCACACTTGAG GTAGTAAGTCCACAGTGGCCAAGAGTATAG
- the LOC11444183 gene encoding uncharacterized protein isoform X2, translated as MLTIYAPRAILNFHLYQDSSSTQQTYYSYKINNVNFINFHPAFPKLYGSPCSNIFLSSSFSWNCEKRHKCLCGSHDSMSSNDEYRSSRNIAITLFRRYRNFTDRGGGDNLKDFITAGVNAYELGCTDEGLRKELTDMKDSGFEIEAMQSYGGSTSLKSKIISNEIDECILWLSIIFITILCTPPPTIVRWSSTTPVSDEVRLQWKGFCALIANAYFMKGMAWLPVKTLQLEQTAVMGEAETPSIVAGRMRLVFSTLEVVSPQWPRV; from the exons ATGTTAACGATTTATGCTCCAAGAGCTATTCTAAACTTCCATCTATACCAAGACTCATCTTCAACGCAACAAACATATTATTCATACAAgatcaataatgttaatttcataaatttccatcctGCTTTTCCTAAACTTTATGGAAGTCCTTGTAGTAACATATTTCTTAGTTCATCCTTCTCTTGGAATTGTGAAAAGCGACACAAATGCCTG TGTGGATCACATGACTCAATGTCATCTAATGACGAGTACCGTTCCTCACGCAACATAGCCATCACCTTGTTCAGGAGATATAGGAATTTCACTGATCGTGGTGGAGGTGACAATCTAAAA GATTTCATCACTGCTGGGGTGAATGCATATGAACTTGGGTGTACTGATGAAGGATTAAGGAAAGAGCTTACTGACATGAAGGACTCTGGCTTTGAAATTGAAGCAATGCAAAGTTACGGTGGGAGCACAAGCTTGAAATCTAAAATCATATCCAATGAG ATTGATGAGTGCATTCTGTGGTTAAgcatcatattcatcaccatCTTGTGTACACCCCCACCAACTATTGTTAGATGGTCATCAACAACTCCTGTGTCAGATGAAGTGAGACTTCAGTGGAAAGGATTTTGTGCTCTCATAGCAAATGCATATTTTATGAAGGGAATGGCTTG GCTTCCTGTAAAGACTCTTCAATTAGAGCAAACAGCAGTGATGGGTGAAGCTGAGACACCGTCAATTGTTGCTGGCCGAATGCGATTAGTCTTTAGCACACTTGAG GTAGTAAGTCCACAGTGGCCAAGAGTATAG
- the LOC11444183 gene encoding uncharacterized protein isoform X3 yields the protein MLTIYAPRAILNFHLYQDSSSTQQTYYSYKINNVNFINFHPAFPKLYGSPCSNIFLSSSFSWNCEKRHKCLQCGSHDSMSSNDEYRSSRNIAITLFRRYRNFTDRGGGDNLKDFITAGVNAYELGCTDEGLRKELTDMKDSGFEIEAMQSYGGSTSLKSKIISNEIDECILWLSIIFITILCTPPPTIVRWSSTTPVSDEVRLQWKGFCALIANAYFMKGMAW from the exons ATGTTAACGATTTATGCTCCAAGAGCTATTCTAAACTTCCATCTATACCAAGACTCATCTTCAACGCAACAAACATATTATTCATACAAgatcaataatgttaatttcataaatttccatcctGCTTTTCCTAAACTTTATGGAAGTCCTTGTAGTAACATATTTCTTAGTTCATCCTTCTCTTGGAATTGTGAAAAGCGACACAAATGCCTG CAGTGTGGATCACATGACTCAATGTCATCTAATGACGAGTACCGTTCCTCACGCAACATAGCCATCACCTTGTTCAGGAGATATAGGAATTTCACTGATCGTGGTGGAGGTGACAATCTAAAA GATTTCATCACTGCTGGGGTGAATGCATATGAACTTGGGTGTACTGATGAAGGATTAAGGAAAGAGCTTACTGACATGAAGGACTCTGGCTTTGAAATTGAAGCAATGCAAAGTTACGGTGGGAGCACAAGCTTGAAATCTAAAATCATATCCAATGAG ATTGATGAGTGCATTCTGTGGTTAAgcatcatattcatcaccatCTTGTGTACACCCCCACCAACTATTGTTAGATGGTCATCAACAACTCCTGTGTCAGATGAAGTGAGACTTCAGTGGAAAGGATTTTGTGCTCTCATAGCAAATGCATATTTTATGAAGGGAATGGCTTGGTAA
- the LOC11437303 gene encoding aminomethyltransferase, mitochondrial isoform X1, whose translation MAKKQEVNRWIGESKAWMEKRNERNKMRGGLWQLGQSITRRLAQGDKKAVARRCFATDSDLKKTVLYDFHVAHGGKMVPFAGWSMPIQYKDSIMDSTLNCRQNGSLFDVAHMCGLSLKGKDAVSFLEKLVIADVAALAPGTGTLTVFTNEKGGAIDDSVITKVTDHHIYLVVNAGCRDKDLAHIEEHMKAFKAKGGDVSWHIHDERTLLALQGPLAAPVLQHLTKDDLSKLYFGEFRVLDINGSQCFLTRTGYTGEDGFEISVPSEHGVDLAKAILEKSEGKIRLTGLGARDSLRLEAGLCLYGNDMEQHITPIEAGLTWAIGKRRRAEGGFLGADVILKQLADGPSIRRVGFISSGPPARSHSEIQDEGGNNIGEVTSGGFSPCLKKNIAMGYVKSGLHKAGTKVKIIIRGKANEGVVTKMPFVPTKYYKPT comes from the exons ATGGCAAAAAAACAAGAGGTGAACCGTTGGATCGGAGAAAGCAAAGCATGGATGGAGAAAAGAAATGAAAGG AACAAAATGAGAGGGGGCTTGTGGCAACTTGGCCAATCAATCACTCGCCGTCTCGCCCAAGGAGATAAGAAGGCTGTTGCTAGGAGATGTTTCGCTACGGATTCTGACCTGAAAAAGACTGTTCTTTATGACTTCCATGTTGCTCATGGTGGTAAGATGGTTCCATTTGCTGGATGGAGCATGCCTATTCAGTACAAGGACTCAATCATGGATTCAACCTTAAACTGTAGACAGAATGGTAGTCTTTTTGATGTTGCCCATATGTGTGGTTTAAGCCTCAAGGGAAAAGATGCTGTTTCTTTTCTTGAGAAACTAGTCATTGCCGATGTTGCTGCACTTGCACCTGGAACTGGGACATTGACTGTTTTCACTAATGAAAAGGGTGGGGCTATCGATGATTCCGTCATTACTAAGGTCACGGATCATCACATTTACTTGGTTGTCAATGCTGGTTGCAGAGATAAAGATTTGGCTCATATTGAGGAGCATATGAAGGCATTCAAGGCCAAAGGTGGTGATGTGTCGTGGCACATTCATGACGAGAGAACTCTACTTGCTCTACAG GGTCCCCTTGCTGCCCCTGTTCTTCAACATCTGACAAAAGATGATTTGAGCAAGCTATACTTTGGGGAGTTCCGTGTGTTGGACATCAATGGCTCGCAGTGCTTTCTCACACGAACAGG GTACACCGGAGAAGATGGATTTGAGATCTCAGTTCCTTCAGAGCATGGAGTAGATCTTGCCAAGGCAATACTTGAAAAATCTGAAGGGAAAATAAGACTGACAGGACTTGGTGCTAGAGATAGTTTACGCCTTGAAGCTGGATTGTGCCTCTATGGCAATGACATGGAACAGCACATTACACCAATTGAGGCAGGACTGACATGGGCTATAGGTAAGAGGAGAAGAGCAGAAGGTGGTTTTCTAGGAGCTGATGTTATCTTGAAACAGCTCGCAGATGGTCCTTCCATAAGGCGTGTCGGTTTCATTTCATCTGGTCCACCTGCTAGAAGCCACAGTGAGATTCAAGATGAAGGAGGCAACAACATTGGTGAAGTCACTAGTGGTGGATTCAGTCCTTGTCTCAAGAAGAACATAGCTATGGGATATGTAAAATCTGGATTGCACAAAGCAGGTACCAAAGTAAAGATAATTATTCGAGGAAAAGCGAATGAAGGAGTTGTCACAAAAATGCCATTCGTACCCACTAAATACTACAAGCCTACATAA
- the LOC11437303 gene encoding aminomethyltransferase, mitochondrial isoform X2 translates to MRGGLWQLGQSITRRLAQGDKKAVARRCFATDSDLKKTVLYDFHVAHGGKMVPFAGWSMPIQYKDSIMDSTLNCRQNGSLFDVAHMCGLSLKGKDAVSFLEKLVIADVAALAPGTGTLTVFTNEKGGAIDDSVITKVTDHHIYLVVNAGCRDKDLAHIEEHMKAFKAKGGDVSWHIHDERTLLALQGPLAAPVLQHLTKDDLSKLYFGEFRVLDINGSQCFLTRTGYTGEDGFEISVPSEHGVDLAKAILEKSEGKIRLTGLGARDSLRLEAGLCLYGNDMEQHITPIEAGLTWAIGKRRRAEGGFLGADVILKQLADGPSIRRVGFISSGPPARSHSEIQDEGGNNIGEVTSGGFSPCLKKNIAMGYVKSGLHKAGTKVKIIIRGKANEGVVTKMPFVPTKYYKPT, encoded by the exons ATGAGAGGGGGCTTGTGGCAACTTGGCCAATCAATCACTCGCCGTCTCGCCCAAGGAGATAAGAAGGCTGTTGCTAGGAGATGTTTCGCTACGGATTCTGACCTGAAAAAGACTGTTCTTTATGACTTCCATGTTGCTCATGGTGGTAAGATGGTTCCATTTGCTGGATGGAGCATGCCTATTCAGTACAAGGACTCAATCATGGATTCAACCTTAAACTGTAGACAGAATGGTAGTCTTTTTGATGTTGCCCATATGTGTGGTTTAAGCCTCAAGGGAAAAGATGCTGTTTCTTTTCTTGAGAAACTAGTCATTGCCGATGTTGCTGCACTTGCACCTGGAACTGGGACATTGACTGTTTTCACTAATGAAAAGGGTGGGGCTATCGATGATTCCGTCATTACTAAGGTCACGGATCATCACATTTACTTGGTTGTCAATGCTGGTTGCAGAGATAAAGATTTGGCTCATATTGAGGAGCATATGAAGGCATTCAAGGCCAAAGGTGGTGATGTGTCGTGGCACATTCATGACGAGAGAACTCTACTTGCTCTACAG GGTCCCCTTGCTGCCCCTGTTCTTCAACATCTGACAAAAGATGATTTGAGCAAGCTATACTTTGGGGAGTTCCGTGTGTTGGACATCAATGGCTCGCAGTGCTTTCTCACACGAACAGG GTACACCGGAGAAGATGGATTTGAGATCTCAGTTCCTTCAGAGCATGGAGTAGATCTTGCCAAGGCAATACTTGAAAAATCTGAAGGGAAAATAAGACTGACAGGACTTGGTGCTAGAGATAGTTTACGCCTTGAAGCTGGATTGTGCCTCTATGGCAATGACATGGAACAGCACATTACACCAATTGAGGCAGGACTGACATGGGCTATAGGTAAGAGGAGAAGAGCAGAAGGTGGTTTTCTAGGAGCTGATGTTATCTTGAAACAGCTCGCAGATGGTCCTTCCATAAGGCGTGTCGGTTTCATTTCATCTGGTCCACCTGCTAGAAGCCACAGTGAGATTCAAGATGAAGGAGGCAACAACATTGGTGAAGTCACTAGTGGTGGATTCAGTCCTTGTCTCAAGAAGAACATAGCTATGGGATATGTAAAATCTGGATTGCACAAAGCAGGTACCAAAGTAAAGATAATTATTCGAGGAAAAGCGAATGAAGGAGTTGTCACAAAAATGCCATTCGTACCCACTAAATACTACAAGCCTACATAA